The Hymenobacter baengnokdamensis genome includes a region encoding these proteins:
- a CDS encoding GH35 family beta-galactosidase, giving the protein MTSKFFLVCLLWWGVLSAQAQSGLPRLVKTGSGTQLLVDGKPYFVLGGELGNSAASSTAYMQPVWPRLKAMHLNTVIAPVYWELLEPAEGKFDFTLVDGLLRDARQYHLKLVLLWFGAWKNSMSCYAPAWVKTDTRRFPRAESDNGVPQEILTPFEPRNLEADRRAFGQLMQHLKATDDQQHTVLTVQVENEIGMLPTARSYDARANAAFRQPVPAPLLAYMQRERNSLKPELAAIWQRQGAKTTGTWEEVFGKSPATDEIFMAWHYAVYTNAVAVAGKAAYPLPMYVNAALNRPGVPPGKYPSAGPLPHLMDVWQAAAPAIDILAPDFYNPDFKHWCDLYTRGGNPLFIPEIRFEDGVAAKAFFAFGNYNCLSFSPFAIEGSDTLKGAPIGKAYELLQQVSFLLARHQPAGQVRGFLVQKDSAARTATLGNYRFSARHEYTLGWSLGAKKPDWTPGGGLLIAVGPDEFYLVGTGLVLTCEPLASGKRAGYLSVEEGRFEGEKWVPGRRLNGDEDHQGRHVRVPGNEYMIQHVKIYTY; this is encoded by the coding sequence TTGACAAGCAAGTTCTTTCTGGTTTGCCTGCTTTGGTGGGGCGTGCTGAGCGCGCAGGCCCAAAGCGGCCTGCCCCGGCTCGTGAAAACCGGTTCGGGTACGCAGCTGCTGGTCGATGGCAAGCCGTATTTCGTGCTGGGCGGCGAGCTGGGCAACTCCGCGGCTTCGAGCACAGCCTATATGCAGCCCGTGTGGCCCCGCCTGAAGGCCATGCACCTGAACACGGTGATTGCGCCGGTCTACTGGGAGCTGCTGGAGCCGGCCGAGGGCAAGTTCGATTTTACGCTGGTTGATGGCCTGCTGCGCGATGCCCGCCAGTACCACCTGAAGCTGGTACTTCTCTGGTTCGGGGCCTGGAAAAACAGCATGTCGTGCTACGCGCCCGCCTGGGTAAAAACCGATACCAGGCGTTTCCCGCGCGCGGAAAGTGACAACGGGGTGCCGCAGGAAATCCTGACGCCCTTCGAGCCCCGCAACCTGGAGGCCGACCGCCGGGCCTTCGGGCAGTTGATGCAGCACCTGAAAGCTACCGACGACCAGCAGCATACCGTGCTAACCGTGCAGGTCGAGAATGAGATTGGCATGCTGCCCACCGCCCGCAGCTACGATGCCCGCGCCAATGCAGCGTTCCGGCAGCCCGTGCCCGCCCCGCTGCTTGCCTATATGCAGCGCGAGCGCAACAGCTTAAAGCCCGAGCTTGCGGCCATCTGGCAGCGGCAGGGCGCCAAAACTACCGGCACCTGGGAAGAGGTGTTTGGCAAAAGCCCGGCCACCGACGAGATTTTTATGGCCTGGCACTACGCCGTGTATACCAACGCCGTAGCCGTCGCCGGCAAAGCCGCCTACCCCTTGCCCATGTACGTGAATGCGGCCCTCAACCGGCCGGGCGTGCCGCCGGGCAAGTACCCCAGCGCCGGCCCGCTGCCCCACCTCATGGACGTGTGGCAGGCCGCTGCCCCGGCCATCGATATCTTGGCTCCCGACTTCTACAACCCCGATTTTAAGCACTGGTGCGACCTGTACACGCGCGGCGGCAACCCGCTTTTTATCCCCGAAATCCGCTTTGAGGACGGGGTGGCGGCCAAGGCGTTTTTTGCCTTTGGCAACTACAACTGCCTGTCGTTCTCGCCTTTCGCTATTGAGGGTAGCGATACGCTCAAGGGCGCGCCCATCGGCAAAGCCTATGAGCTGCTGCAGCAGGTAAGCTTTTTGCTGGCGCGGCACCAGCCCGCCGGGCAGGTGCGCGGCTTTCTGGTGCAGAAAGACTCGGCCGCCCGCACCGCCACGCTGGGCAACTACCGCTTCTCGGCCCGGCATGAGTACACGCTGGGCTGGTCGCTGGGTGCCAAAAAGCCCGACTGGACGCCGGGCGGCGGCCTGCTCATCGCGGTAGGCCCCGACGAGTTTTACCTGGTCGGGACCGGCCTCGTACTCACCTGCGAGCCCCTTGCCAGCGGTAAGCGCGCCGGCTACCTGAGCGTGGAGGAAGGCCGCTTTGAAGGCGAGAAGTGGGTGCCCGGCCGCCGCCTGAACGGCGACGAGGACCACCAGGGCCGCCACGTGCGCGTGCCCGGCAATGAGTATATGATTCAACACGTAAAAATCTACACCTATTAA
- a CDS encoding RagB/SusD family nutrient uptake outer membrane protein, which yields MKKIVLVSIGASLLLASGGCKKDILDENPTSILTPSFLSTSQGVEAGVTGVYSALRQVYGNDASTFTTEAGTDQWTNGITASSGLSDYDPSALTPVNDGSHSFIWSTCYSAINTANGVLQYSATVQGLTPARITQLVAETKLLRAQYYFVLVQDFGDVPLMLSFVDSPTKDITRAPLADVYTQIIKDLTDALGTIADKPAQPGRVTRATALHLLAKVYLTRATSSAKQSDDYTNAAKYAKELIDNQGRYGLGLETDPATVFAEGNENGKEVIMNVQFSGDATFNRIDGFTFGGENVLGFQYRSRYDKLPNMVRDVNNGRPFARHCVTHYLEDSYILRDANGNALESGAQLRTTDARYNKWFTTVYLVNSPGGNAGSTKAVAGDTAAWYPGRELSAAKLAQIAARQPVPYVVITPSQYTTEYFPTLNKFDSRSRTSVNGFSTRPNIIYRLAETYLIAAEAYYYLGNAAQAATYLNVVRERAAASGKKAAMDITAAQVTLDFILNERTRELCGEFTRWYDLKRTGQLLVRERNTSYSPPLTAVTTGFTKGGVYGSNAAINIKDFHVLRPIPQTEVDRTSGKITQNPGY from the coding sequence ATGAAAAAGATAGTATTAGTAAGCATTGGAGCGTCCTTGCTGCTGGCCTCCGGCGGCTGCAAAAAGGACATTCTGGACGAAAACCCGACCTCCATCCTGACGCCCTCCTTCCTGAGCACCTCGCAGGGGGTAGAGGCGGGCGTAACGGGCGTATACTCGGCCCTGCGCCAGGTTTATGGCAACGATGCCTCGACCTTTACCACCGAGGCCGGCACCGACCAGTGGACCAACGGCATCACGGCCAGCAGTGGCCTGAGCGACTACGACCCCTCGGCCCTGACCCCGGTCAACGATGGCTCGCACTCCTTTATCTGGAGCACGTGCTACTCGGCCATCAACACCGCCAACGGCGTGTTGCAGTACTCGGCCACGGTGCAGGGGCTGACGCCGGCCCGCATTACGCAGCTGGTGGCCGAAACCAAGCTGCTGCGGGCGCAGTACTACTTCGTGCTGGTGCAGGATTTCGGCGACGTGCCCCTGATGCTGAGCTTCGTGGACTCGCCCACCAAGGACATCACGCGGGCCCCGCTGGCCGATGTGTACACCCAGATTATCAAGGACCTGACCGATGCCCTGGGCACCATTGCCGACAAGCCTGCCCAGCCCGGCCGCGTAACGCGCGCCACGGCCCTGCACCTGCTGGCCAAAGTGTACCTGACCCGCGCTACCTCCTCGGCCAAGCAAAGCGACGACTACACCAATGCCGCCAAGTATGCCAAGGAGCTGATTGACAACCAGGGCCGCTACGGCCTGGGCCTGGAAACGGACCCCGCCACCGTGTTTGCCGAAGGCAACGAGAATGGCAAGGAGGTTATCATGAACGTGCAGTTCAGCGGCGACGCAACCTTTAATCGCATCGACGGCTTCACGTTTGGCGGGGAAAACGTGCTGGGCTTCCAGTACCGCAGCCGCTACGACAAGCTGCCCAACATGGTGCGCGACGTTAACAACGGCCGGCCGTTTGCCCGGCACTGCGTCACGCACTATCTGGAAGATTCCTACATCCTGCGCGATGCCAATGGCAACGCCCTGGAGTCGGGCGCGCAGCTGCGCACCACCGACGCGCGCTACAACAAGTGGTTTACGACGGTGTACCTGGTAAACTCGCCCGGCGGCAACGCCGGCAGCACCAAGGCAGTAGCCGGCGACACCGCCGCCTGGTACCCCGGCCGGGAATTATCGGCCGCCAAGCTGGCCCAGATTGCCGCCCGCCAGCCCGTGCCGTACGTGGTAATAACTCCCAGCCAGTACACCACCGAGTACTTCCCGACCCTCAACAAGTTTGACTCGCGCAGCCGTACCTCTGTCAACGGCTTTTCGACCCGGCCCAACATCATCTACCGCCTGGCCGAAACGTACCTGATAGCGGCCGAGGCGTATTACTACCTGGGGAATGCAGCCCAGGCCGCCACGTACCTCAACGTGGTGCGGGAGCGCGCCGCTGCCAGCGGCAAAAAGGCGGCGATGGACATCACCGCCGCTCAGGTAACCCTCGACTTCATCCTCAACGAGCGCACCCGCGAGCTGTGCGGGGAGTTCACGCGCTGGTACGACCTCAAGCGCACCGGCCAGCTGCTGGTGCGGGAGCGCAATACCAGCTATTCGCCCCCGCTGACGGCCGTTACCACCGGCTTTACCAAAGGCGGCGTGTATGGCTCCAACGCCGCTATCAACATTAAGGACTTCCACGTGCTGCGGCCCATTCCGCAAACTGAGGTTGACCGTACCAGCGGCAAAATCACCCAGAATCCGGGTTACTAA
- a CDS encoding SusC/RagA family TonB-linked outer membrane protein: MNTRIRTSCPPKGWKWSRLVPMLLLSGSLAPLAPQVAYAQVAGAHTVTGKITSDNGEGLPGVTVVVKGTTTGATTDVNGNYNVTVPDDNSILVFSSVGFTKLEIAVGKRTSLSQQLVPETQALNEVQIVGYGTQKKSQVTGAISTVSDEQLRDVPVANVGQALQGRAAGITVSSSSTTPGQSPVIRIRGNRSISGSNDPLLVVDGVPYDGSLNDLNPDDITSLEVLKDASATAIYGSRGANGIILITTRHGKSGAPRATYSGYAGLKKLYGRYDLQNGQQYYNYKLEAYKAQNPNFDPSNPSFLTTDERANYAAGKTTDYQSLLFQNGHIQNHVLGVSGGTDQTQYSASLGYYDESGIVPVQRFQRYSLRATLDQQIGKRIKVGVNSLNTYTVADDPDINILYQILTTSPLASAYDANGLPVLFPNTDTAGANPLTLYTQDAHKDQNRRLRTFNSLYGQVNILKGLDYRLNLGLDARSENNGQFYASNTPQNGGGPSTAQRSTNLAFNLLAENLLLYNNTFGKHTIGFTGLYSAQQYNYDGFYASVRNLPTNYQLDNNMGAGTPVSTTSTAQQWDILSYMARLNYAYDNRYSATVTVRADGSSRLAPGNKYKAFPSGALAWNIANESFMQGKDWLSTLKLRASLGRVGSTAVNPYQTLGLLSAGIGSGYYNYGSTGAIGVVPTGIPNPNLGWEYTTTTNFGLDFGFLQNRITGSVEVYQQRTSDLLLPDALPAASGYTSFIRNAGQTQNRGLEISLTTVNIRPKNPDGFEWNTDWNFTLNREKILSLGLGTDANGNELSDVGNQRFIGQPLYVIYDYKNLGIWQTSEADQAKKYNSKPGQIKIQDTNGDGVINASDRVVIGSRQPKFEAGLTNRFRFKGFDLTAVALTRVGATVVDPTLFGPAYFTTNTGRRNQVNLDYWTPTNPSNTYPEPDQSARANEWPTYGQTLAYRDGTFIKVRSIDLGYTIPAAWAKSAFMSSARIYVQVQNPLIWARDPFFKDNKAIDPDALSYSSRFNAANVGTAGGIEFTGGNPNSSSAGLAGVGANYPVTRAFIVGVNLGF; this comes from the coding sequence ATGAACACACGCATACGCACTTCTTGCCCACCGAAGGGCTGGAAATGGTCGCGCCTGGTGCCCATGCTGCTGCTCAGCGGCAGCCTCGCTCCGCTGGCACCACAGGTAGCCTATGCCCAGGTAGCTGGTGCCCACACCGTTACCGGCAAAATCACTTCCGACAACGGCGAAGGCCTGCCCGGTGTGACGGTAGTGGTAAAAGGCACTACCACCGGGGCTACCACCGACGTAAACGGCAACTACAACGTGACCGTGCCCGACGATAACAGCATCCTGGTATTCAGCTCGGTGGGTTTCACCAAGCTGGAGATTGCCGTGGGCAAGCGCACCAGCCTGAGCCAGCAGCTGGTACCCGAAACCCAGGCCCTGAATGAGGTGCAGATTGTGGGCTACGGCACCCAGAAGAAAAGCCAGGTAACGGGCGCCATCTCGACGGTGAGCGACGAGCAGCTGCGCGACGTGCCGGTGGCCAACGTGGGCCAGGCCCTGCAGGGCCGCGCCGCCGGTATCACCGTTTCCAGCTCCAGCACCACGCCGGGGCAGTCGCCGGTTATCCGCATCCGGGGCAACCGCTCCATCTCGGGCTCCAACGACCCGCTGCTGGTGGTTGACGGGGTGCCCTACGATGGCAGCCTCAACGACCTGAACCCCGACGACATTACCTCGCTCGAAGTGCTCAAGGATGCCAGCGCGACCGCCATCTATGGCTCGCGCGGGGCTAACGGCATTATCCTCATCACGACCCGGCACGGCAAAAGCGGCGCGCCCCGCGCCACCTACAGCGGCTACGCGGGTCTGAAAAAGCTCTATGGCCGCTACGACCTGCAAAACGGTCAGCAGTACTACAACTACAAGCTCGAAGCCTACAAGGCCCAGAACCCGAACTTCGACCCGTCGAACCCCAGCTTTCTGACTACCGACGAGCGGGCCAACTACGCGGCCGGCAAAACAACCGACTACCAGAGCCTGCTTTTCCAGAACGGCCACATCCAGAACCACGTGCTGGGCGTGAGCGGCGGCACCGACCAGACGCAGTACTCGGCTTCGCTGGGCTACTACGACGAGTCGGGCATTGTGCCGGTGCAGCGCTTTCAGCGCTACTCGCTGCGGGCAACGCTCGACCAGCAGATTGGCAAGCGCATCAAGGTGGGCGTGAACTCGCTCAATACCTACACCGTGGCCGACGACCCGGACATCAACATCCTCTACCAGATTCTGACGACCAGTCCGCTGGCTTCGGCCTATGATGCTAACGGCCTGCCCGTGCTGTTTCCGAACACGGATACGGCGGGTGCTAACCCGCTGACGCTTTATACCCAAGACGCGCACAAAGACCAGAACCGCCGCCTGCGTACCTTCAACAGCCTCTACGGCCAGGTGAATATCCTGAAAGGGCTGGACTACCGCCTGAACCTGGGGCTGGATGCGCGCTCGGAAAACAATGGCCAGTTCTACGCCTCCAATACCCCCCAGAACGGCGGCGGACCCAGCACCGCTCAGCGCTCTACCAACCTGGCTTTCAACCTGCTGGCCGAAAACCTGCTGCTCTATAACAACACCTTTGGCAAGCATACGATTGGCTTTACCGGCCTCTACAGCGCCCAGCAGTACAACTACGATGGCTTCTATGCCTCGGTGCGCAACCTGCCCACCAACTACCAGCTCGACAACAACATGGGCGCCGGCACGCCCGTTTCGACCACCAGCACCGCGCAGCAGTGGGACATTCTCTCCTACATGGCCCGCCTGAACTACGCCTACGACAACCGCTACTCGGCCACCGTGACCGTGCGCGCCGATGGCTCGTCGCGCCTGGCGCCGGGCAACAAGTACAAGGCGTTTCCCTCGGGGGCCCTCGCCTGGAACATTGCCAATGAAAGCTTTATGCAGGGTAAAGACTGGCTCAGCACCCTGAAGCTGCGCGCCAGCCTGGGCCGCGTGGGCAGCACCGCCGTGAACCCCTACCAGACGCTGGGCCTGCTGTCGGCCGGCATTGGGTCGGGCTACTACAACTACGGCTCGACCGGCGCCATCGGCGTAGTGCCTACTGGCATCCCGAACCCGAACCTGGGCTGGGAATACACTACTACCACCAACTTCGGCCTCGATTTCGGCTTTCTGCAAAACCGCATCACGGGTAGCGTAGAGGTGTACCAGCAGCGCACCAGCGACCTGCTGCTGCCCGATGCCCTGCCCGCCGCCAGCGGTTACACCTCTTTCATTCGCAATGCCGGCCAGACCCAGAACCGGGGCCTCGAAATCTCGCTGACGACGGTGAATATTCGGCCCAAAAACCCGGATGGCTTTGAATGGAACACCGACTGGAACTTCACCCTGAACCGGGAAAAGATTTTGTCGCTGGGCCTGGGCACCGATGCCAACGGCAACGAGCTGAGCGACGTGGGCAACCAGCGCTTTATCGGCCAGCCGCTCTACGTTATCTACGACTACAAAAACCTGGGTATCTGGCAGACCTCCGAGGCCGACCAGGCCAAGAAGTACAACTCGAAGCCCGGCCAGATTAAGATTCAGGACACCAACGGCGACGGCGTTATCAACGCCAGCGACCGCGTGGTTATCGGCTCGCGCCAGCCCAAGTTTGAGGCCGGCCTCACCAACCGCTTCCGCTTCAAGGGCTTCGACCTCACGGCCGTGGCGCTCACCCGCGTAGGAGCCACCGTGGTTGACCCGACGCTGTTCGGGCCCGCCTACTTCACCACCAACACCGGCCGCCGCAACCAGGTAAACCTCGATTACTGGACCCCCACCAACCCCAGCAATACCTACCCCGAGCCCGACCAGTCGGCCCGCGCCAACGAATGGCCTACCTACGGCCAGACCCTGGCTTACCGCGACGGCACGTTTATTAAAGTCCGGAGCATCGACCTGGGCTATACCATCCCGGCGGCCTGGGCCAAGTCGGCCTTCATGAGCAGCGCCCGCATCTACGTGCAGGTTCAGAACCCGCTCATCTGGGCCCGAGACCCTTTCTTTAAGGACAACAAGGCCATCGACCCCGACGCGCTCTCGTACTCCAGCCGCTTCAACGCCGCAAACGTGGGTACGGCGGGCGGTATCGAGTTTACGGGCGGCAACCCCAACAGCAGCTCGGCCGGCCTGGCCGGCGTTGGGGCCAACTACCCCGTGACGCGCGCCTTTATTGTCGGCGTCAACCTGGGCTTCTAA
- a CDS encoding SDR family NAD(P)-dependent oxidoreductase codes for MNTSILSANGHPASAASPVPTATPAPQPNVFSLAGRVALITGGGSGIGLEIARCMVQAGATVVITGRREAVLRESAAELGKGAEYIVNDICNLSSLDDLVAQVEAGYGPLDILVNNAGINMKKPALEVTDEEFDRIIQTNLNAVFSLTRAAARRMVARRSGTILMISSMAAYYGIDRVVAYAASKSAVEGMVKVLASEFSCHNVRVNAIAPGFIETEMSRTAMNSDPDRRDRAMRRTPMGEFGRPADIGHAAVFLASEGARYITGVSLPVDGGNSIGF; via the coding sequence ATGAATACTTCGATACTATCTGCGAACGGCCATCCGGCTTCGGCCGCCAGCCCGGTCCCGACTGCCACGCCCGCGCCCCAGCCCAACGTGTTTTCACTGGCCGGTCGGGTGGCGCTCATCACGGGCGGCGGCAGCGGCATCGGCCTCGAAATAGCCCGGTGCATGGTGCAGGCCGGGGCTACTGTCGTCATTACCGGCCGCCGCGAGGCGGTGCTGCGGGAGTCGGCCGCCGAGCTGGGAAAGGGGGCTGAATATATAGTAAATGATATATGTAACCTGAGTTCGCTCGACGACCTCGTGGCGCAGGTAGAGGCCGGGTATGGCCCGCTCGATATTCTGGTCAACAACGCGGGCATTAACATGAAAAAGCCGGCGCTAGAGGTCACCGATGAGGAGTTCGACCGCATTATCCAGACCAACCTCAACGCCGTGTTCTCGCTCACGCGGGCGGCGGCCCGGCGCATGGTAGCCCGGCGCAGCGGCACCATTCTCATGATTTCGTCGATGGCCGCCTACTACGGTATCGACCGCGTGGTGGCCTACGCGGCGTCCAAGTCGGCGGTGGAGGGCATGGTGAAAGTGCTGGCCTCCGAGTTTTCCTGCCACAACGTGCGCGTGAATGCCATCGCGCCCGGCTTTATCGAAACCGAGATGAGCCGCACCGCCATGAACTCGGACCCCGACCGCCGCGACCGCGCCATGCGCCGCACGCCGATGGGCGAGTTTGGCCGCCCCGCCGATATCGGCCACGCCGCCGTGTTTCTGGCCTCGGAGGGCGCGCGCTACATCACGGGCGTGTCGCTGCCCGTGGACGGTGGCAATTCCATCGGATTCTAA